Proteins from a genomic interval of Quercus lobata isolate SW786 chromosome 11, ValleyOak3.0 Primary Assembly, whole genome shotgun sequence:
- the LOC115969279 gene encoding cycloartenol synthase-like isoform X3 has product MWKLKLSEGNDVRLESANNHIGRQYWEFDPNLGTPQEQAQVEKARDEFKKNRFQDKQSSDLLMRLQVIGLSITGALNAILPLEHRHEIHRYLYNHQNIDGGWGLHIEGTSTMFCTALCYVTLRLLGEAMDGGDGSMEKARKWTLDHGGVTYIPSWGKMWLSVLGVYEWSGNNPLSPEIWLLPYFLPVHPGRMWCHCRMVYLPMSYLYGRRYVGPINSIILSLRRELYTQPYHQINWDQARNLCAKEDLYCPHSKVQDMLWGCLDKVAEPLLMQWPFSKLRQKALDTVMQHIHYEDENTRYICLGPVNKVLNMVCRWVEDPNSEAYQCHLERIKDYLWVAEDGMKMQGYNGSQLWDVALAAQAILATDLVDEYGSMLKKAHNFIKNTQVRTNSSGDLHYWYRHISKGGWPFSTPDNGWIVSDCTAEGLKSALLLSQMPSDIVGEAIAADKLYDAVNVILSLQNNNGGFASYELTRSYAWLEMINPSETFGDNIIDYQYVECTSSAIQGLKSFVKLHPGHRRTEIEACIAKAANFIESIQLPDGSWIGSWGVCFTYATWFGIKGLVATGKTYHNSYSIRRACDFLLSKQLDSGGWGESYLSCQDKVYSSLDRAHIVNTGWAMLSLIEAGQAQRDATPLHRAAKVLINAQMENGDFPQQEIMGVFNKNGMISCSVYRNIFPIWALGEYRNNVLLISKKW; this is encoded by the exons GTAATTGGCTTATCTATAACGGGGGCCCTTAATGCAATCTTGCCTCTTGAGCATCGACATGAGATACACCGCTATCTCTACAACCATCAG AATATTGATGGAGGTTGGGGATTACATATAGAAGGAACTAGCACAATGTTCTGTACAGCTCTCTGCTATGTCACCCTAAGATTGCTAGGTGAAGCAATGGATGGTGGGGATGGTTCCATGGAGAAAGCAAGAAAATGGACTCTTGATCATGGTGGCGTCACCTACATTCCATCATGGGGCAAGATGTGGCTTTCA gTACTTGGGGTATACGAGTGGAGTGGCAACAATCCATTATCCCCAGAAATATGGCTTCTTCCTTACTTTCTTCCTGTACATCCAG GACGAATGTGGTGTCATTGTCGGATGGTGTATTTGCCAATGTCGTATTTGTATGGGAGAAGATACGTGGGTCCCATCAACAGTATTATTCTCTCGCTCAGAAGAGAGCTCTATACTCAACCCTACCATCAAATCAATTGGGATCAAGCCAGAAATTTGTGTGCTaag GAGGACCTGTATTGCCCACATTCGAAGGTACAAGACATGCTGTGGGGTTGTCTTGACAAGGTTGCGGAACCTCTCCTAATGCAATGGCCTTTCTCAAAGCTGCGACAGAAGGCTCTTGACACTGTGATGCAACATATCCACTATGAAGATGAAAACACTCGGTATATCTGCCTTGGTCCTGTTAATAAG GTACTAAACATGGTCTGTCGTTGGGTGGAAGATCCAAATTCAGAGGCGTATCAGTGTCaccttgaaagaatcaaagattATTTATGGGTAGCTGAAGATGGAATGAAAATGCAG GGATATAATGGTTCTCAACTATGGGATGTGGCACTTGCGGCTCAAGCAATCCTGGCTACCGACCTTGTAGACGAATATGGTTCAATGCTTAAAAAGGCgcacaattttataaaaaatacacaa GTTAGAACAAACAGCTCAGGTGATCTTCATTACTGGTATCGCCATATTTCAAAGGGTGGATGGCCCTTCTCAACTCCAGACAATGGTTGGATTGTGTCAGATTGTACAGCTGAAGGTTTGAAG TCAGCACTTTTGTTATCACAAATGCCGTCTGACATTGTGGGAGAGGCAATAGCAGCAGATAAACTATATGACGCTGTTAATGTGATTTTATCACTACAG AACAACAATGGTGGGTTTGCTTCATACGAGCTCACAAGATCTTATGCGTGGTTAGAG ATGATCAACCCATCGGAAACGTTTGGAGATAATATCATTGATTATCA GTATGTGGAATGCACTTCATCAGCTATACAGGGTCTGAAATCATTCGTGAAACTGCACCCTGGACATCGGAGGACAGAAATAGAAGCATGTATAGCAAAGGCAGCTAATTTCATTGAGAGCATACAACTACCTGATGGCTCTTG GATTGGATCTTGGGGAGTTTGCTTCACCTATGCAACATGGTTTGGGATAAAGGGTCTGGTGGCTACTGGTAAGACCTACCATAATAGCTACAGCATTAGAAGAGCATGTGATTTCTTACTTTCCAAACAGCTTGATTCAGGTGGTTGGGGAGAAAGCTACCTGTCATGCCAAGATAAG GTATACAGCAGTCTGGACAGAGCACACATAGTAAATACTGGATGGGCTATGTTATCTCTTATTGAAGCTGGCCAG GCCCAGCGAGATGCGACTCCCTTACATCGTGCAGCCAAGGTTTTGATTAATGCACAAATGGAAAATGGAGACTTCCCTCAGCag GAAATCATGGGAGTTTTCAACAAGAACGGTATGATCAGTTGTTCAGTGTACAGAAATATCTTTCCTATATGGGCCCTTGGAGAGTACCGCAATAATGTGCTTCTGATTTCTAAAAAGTGGTAA